In Silene latifolia isolate original U9 population chromosome 3, ASM4854445v1, whole genome shotgun sequence, a single window of DNA contains:
- the LOC141648144 gene encoding CBL-interacting serine/threonine-protein kinase 25-like, with the protein MSYIMDKNNIFECESQTPRARNIIFGKYEIGRLLGQGKFAKVYYGKNIVTSESVAIKIISKEQVKKAGMMEQIEREISIMRLVRHPNVVELKEVMASKGWIYFVMEYVKGGELFTKISSGNLKEHFSRKYFQQLISAIDYCHSRGVSHRDLKPENLLLDENENLKVSDFGLSALPEHLRKDGMLHTQCGTPAYVAPEVLRKKGYDGSKVDIWSCGVILYALLAGYLPFQEDNIMKMYSKVFKEEYSFPPWFPIEAKKLVSKLLVVDPNKRLSIQGIMRQSWFRKELKPCLSFTKLSNEFLDQQEKPKLSSPRFYNAFELISSMSSGFDLSSLFENKEKSGSMFTSKCSASTILSKLEEVAKKLNFQVSSKDFKLKIQGRSEGRKGKLSVTADVSEVAAEVAVVEFSKSSGDTLEYVKFCEEDVRPALKDIVWSWQGENDCRLNSNIDRNR; encoded by the coding sequence ATGTCATATATTATGgataaaaataatatttttgaaTGTGAAAGCCAAACTCCTAGGGCTAGGAACATAATATTTGGCAAGTATGAGATTGGGAGGCTACTAGGCCAAGGTAAATTTGCTAAGGTGTACTATGGCAAAAACATAGTCACAAGCGAAAGCGTTGCAATTAAAATCATCAGCAAAGAACAGGTGAAAAAAGCTGGGATGATGGAACAAATTGAACGAGAAATCTCTATTATGAGATTGGTTCGTCATCCCAACGTGGTGGAGCTCAAAGAAGTTATGGCTTCTAAGGGATGGATATACTTCGTCATGGAATATGTCAAGGGAGGTGAATTATTCACTAAGATATCGAGTGGCAATCTTAAGGAACATTTTTCACGTAAGTATTTCCAACAACTTATTAGTGCCATAGACTATTGCCATAGTCGAGGTGTGTCACATCGTGACCTTAAGCCTGAAAACCTTCTCCTAGACGAAAATGAAAACCTGAAGGTCTCGGATTTTGGCCTCTCGGCCTTACCAGAGCATCTAAGGAAAGATGGTATGTTACATACTCAATGTGGGACACCAGCATATGTCGCGCCAGAAGTGCTTAGGAAAAAAGGTTATGATGGTTCAAAAGTCGATATTTGGTCGTGTGGGGTAATACTATATGCTTTATTGGCAGGGTATTTACCTTTCCAAGAAGATAATATTATGAAGATGTATAGTAAGGTTTTCAAAGAAGAGTATAGTTTTCCACCATGGTTTCCAATTGAAGCTAAGAAACTTGTTTCTAAGCTTTTAGTTGTTGATCCTAACAAAAGATTATCCATTCAAGGAATCATGAGACAATCATGGTTTCGAAAGGAGTTAAAACCGTGTTTATCATTCACAAAACTATCAAATGAATTCCTTGATCAACAAGAAAAACCTAAACTATCATCACCTAGATTTTACAATGCATTCGAGCTCATATCATCAATGTCATCCGGGTTTGATTTATCGAGTTTATTCGAAAACAAAGAGAAATCAGggtcaatgttcacatcaaaatgCTCTGCCTCAACTATATTGTCTAAGCTAGAAGAAGTGGCCAAGAAATTGAATTTTCAAGTTAGTAGTAAGGACTTTAAGTTGAAGATACAAGGACGGAGCGAAGGGCGGAAAGGGAAGTTGTCAGTGACAGCTGACGTATCCGAGGTGGCGGCCGAGGTGGCCGTGGTGGAGTTCTCCAAGAGTTCAGGGGATACACTTGAGTACGTCAAGTTTTGTGAGGAAGATGTAAGGCCAGCCCTTAAGGATATTGTTTGGAGTTGGCAAGGGGAGAACGATTGCCGACTTAATTCTAATATCGACCGTAATCGCTAG